The genomic interval ACTAAAAACAGCACGGTTGCAATAATTAATTGAAGCATCAAAACTTCCCCTTTCACACTCTCGTTTATTAGTTTAATTAATGGTTAGATGGAAGTCAATTATATGAGGACAAATGTCACAAGACCGCCATTTGCTCACTCCGCCCTCCTTACGATACAATGATTAGAGCATCATTATGGAGCTTGAAGGGAGCATTTATACGATGAGTGAAGCAGCACAAACATTAGAAGGCTGGTACGCGCTGCATGATTTTCGCAGTGTGGATTGGACCGCTTGGCGCTTAGCCGATGAAAGTGAACGCAGCCGCGCGCTGGACGAGCTGCAAACGTTTTTGCAGCAATGGACCACAGTGGAGGAAAATAAAGAAGGCAGTACAGCCGTTTATTCCATCGTTGGTCAAAAAGCAGACTTCGTATTCATGCATTTGCGTGAAACACTAGAGGAGCTTAACGAACTTGAAACGGCGTTTAACAAAACAACGTTCGCAAGCTTTACATATCCGGTATTTTCATATGTCAGCATTGTAGAGCTGAGCAACTACATGGCACAACCGGGCTCTGATCCGATGCAAAACCCGGATATTATCGCTCGATTGAAGCCGACGCTGCCAAAAGCAAACCACATCTGCTTCTATCCGATGAACAAGCGCCGAGATGGACAAGACAACTGGTACATGCTCGCAATGGACGAGCGTAAAACGTTGATGCGCAGCCACGGGATGATCGGTCGTCAATACGCTGGCAAAGTTAAACAAATCATTACCGGCTCTGTCGGCTTCGACAACTGGGAATGGGGCGTTACACTGTTCGCCGACGATGCGTTGCAATTCAAGAAGCTGATTTATGAAATGCGCTTTGATGAAGTGAGCGCTCGTTACGCTGACTTCGGCGATTTTTATGTTGGCAATTTCTTGAACGCAGAAAAATTCCAAGCTTTGCTGAAAATATAATAGAAAGAAGCCCAAGCCTTTTCTTCAAATGGCTTGGGCTTCTTTTTTTTCCGAGAGAATCAACTGAATGAAAAAGGCTTCCGCCTTGGAGCAGTTTCGTTGCTACTCCAATGAGCGAAAGCCTTTATTTTAATTATCGTCGTCGTCATCTTCGTCATTATTTTCAAGACCAAGCCGCTTCGCTTCCAAATACTCTTGCGTAGCTCGGTCACGAGCGCGGCCTTTGTCCTTCAACCGCTCGATCGCCGGCTGAATAAGGAGGTCAACTTCCTTTTGCACCGTATAGGCCAAGTCGTATCGTGTTTGCGATTCTAAGAAGGAGCCGACTTCCATCAATGCATTGTAACGATCCAGCTCATCTCTGGTCAGCAATCCGCGGACTTGTACGCTGCAATGTCTCATTATAGAAACTTCCCTTTGCGAAGTACAAGCGAAATGCCGCCGATGATGAACAGGTAACGAAGGTCGATCGCTTTTTTCAGCCAAGCGGCTACGCGGCCTTTATATTTTTTGCCAAAAGCTACTCCGATTGCTTCGCCTTTGCCAAGTGAGGCTACCGTTCCTTTGTTGCTGAACGTGAAGCTCTTCGGCGGTTGATTGCGAATGGAAGCGACAAGGTTATGTGCGCATACGACACCTTGCTGCATTGCAATTTGAGCAGTCGGCGGATAAGGACGGCCTTCTGGATTAAACATCAGCGAGTTGTCGCCAACGATATAAATGTTCTCATTGCTCGGCGAGCGAAGGAATTCATCCACCTTCACGCGTCCGCGCATCGTTTCGAAGCCAGCTTCCTCAATGAGGCGATTGCCGCGAATACCGCCAGTCCAGATCACGGTAGCCGACTTGATTTCTTCGCCTTCGCCAACGATAACACCCTCTGGCGAGCACTCCTTAATGGCTGTGCCAATCCGGAACGTAACACCCTTCTTGGTCAACACATCCATCCCATACTCTACGAGCTCAGGATCAAAGCCTGGCAGCGCCGTTGGTGCTGCTTCGATGTTGTAGATTTTTACAAGCGCAGGATCTACGTCAAATTGCTTGCACAGCTCAGGAATACGGTCGGAGAGTTCTCCAACAAACTCGATTCCCGTAAAGCCTGCACCGCCAACAACAAACGTCAAATAATCCGTACGATGCGGCTCACGTTTGAAGCGCGCGAATTGGTACTCGATATGCTCGCGAATCAAACGAACAGAGTTGATGCTGCGAATATTCATTGCATGTTCGCCTAAGCCTGGAATTCCGAAAGTCTCAGGCTCGCCTCCAAGACCAATGACCAAATAATCATAAGACAAAGTACCGTCTTCAAGAATCACTTTTTTATCTTGCGGACGAATTTGAACGACCGTTGATTTCACGAAGTCGATTTTAAATTCATCGATCAATTTCGAAATGCTCACCCGTGCATTTTCTGGATTATCCGTGCCTGCCGCTGGCATATGAAGATGTGTTGTAATATAGTGGTAATCATGTTTATTAACTAACGTAACGTCAGCTTCATTGTAATTTAATTCTTTTTGCAGACGAAGTGCGGTCAAAATGCCGCCGTACCCTGCGCCAAGAATAACAATTTTAGGTATGTTACTCATCGTTTAATCCC from Paenibacillus sp. FSL K6-3182 carries:
- a CDS encoding NAD(P)/FAD-dependent oxidoreductase, with protein sequence MSNIPKIVILGAGYGGILTALRLQKELNYNEADVTLVNKHDYHYITTHLHMPAAGTDNPENARVSISKLIDEFKIDFVKSTVVQIRPQDKKVILEDGTLSYDYLVIGLGGEPETFGIPGLGEHAMNIRSINSVRLIREHIEYQFARFKREPHRTDYLTFVVGGAGFTGIEFVGELSDRIPELCKQFDVDPALVKIYNIEAAPTALPGFDPELVEYGMDVLTKKGVTFRIGTAIKECSPEGVIVGEGEEIKSATVIWTGGIRGNRLIEEAGFETMRGRVKVDEFLRSPSNENIYIVGDNSLMFNPEGRPYPPTAQIAMQQGVVCAHNLVASIRNQPPKSFTFSNKGTVASLGKGEAIGVAFGKKYKGRVAAWLKKAIDLRYLFIIGGISLVLRKGKFL
- the hemQ gene encoding hydrogen peroxide-dependent heme synthase; the protein is MSEAAQTLEGWYALHDFRSVDWTAWRLADESERSRALDELQTFLQQWTTVEENKEGSTAVYSIVGQKADFVFMHLRETLEELNELETAFNKTTFASFTYPVFSYVSIVELSNYMAQPGSDPMQNPDIIARLKPTLPKANHICFYPMNKRRDGQDNWYMLAMDERKTLMRSHGMIGRQYAGKVKQIITGSVGFDNWEWGVTLFADDALQFKKLIYEMRFDEVSARYADFGDFYVGNFLNAEKFQALLKI